In Trichlorobacter lovleyi, the DNA window ACGGCAATCATCTTGGGCTTGTACAGGGCAACGGCGTTTTCCAGACCTTCGTGCAGGTTGTTCTGACCACCGAACACCGCACCGTCTTCAGTCATCGCGTCTGATACTGCCGGAGCAGGCTCGCGGAAATGACGGTTAAGGGTTGAACGGTAGTAGGAGGCGCAGCCTTGTGAACCATGCACGAACGGCAGGGTGCCTTCAAAACCGTGGGCAGCAAGCTGGGCTCCCAAAGGTTGGCAGGCGTGGGCCGGGTTGATTACCAGCGCCTGGCGGGCAAAGTTCTTCTCCCTGTATTCTTCAGTGTTGATCCAGTTATGAACCCGATCTACTTCTTCGGGTGTGGTCTCGACTATCTTCTTTACTTCGAGTCCTAGTAAGTTTGACATGGTATATCTCCTTTGGCGGGAAACTCATCCGTAACACCGCCATTGTAGGTGGTTATCGTGCGTGTTCTGGCAGCGTTAGAATGGTGACTTCACCAGCTTCCAGGTCGGGCTGTTGATTGCCATATCCACGTCGCGGGCAAATACCTCAAAGCCTTTATAGCCGTGGTAGGGGCCGGAGTAGTCCCAGCTGTGCATCTGACGGAACGGAATGCCCATCTTCTGGAAGACATACTTTTCCTTGATACCGGAGCCGATCAGGTCAGGCTTCAGGGCATCGGCAAACTTTTCAAACTCGTACTCAGATGGATCGTCGTACACCACCGTGGCATCAGGCATCTCGGGTGCGGTACGGTCGTAGTCATCGGTGTGGGCAAATTCATAGCCGGAACCGATGCAGTCCATGCCAAGGTCTTCGTAGGCGCCGATGGTGTGGCGTGGACGGAGACCACCCACCAACAGCATGACCTTTTTGCCGTCCAGACGTGGCTTGTACTGCTCGATAATTCCCTGCATGATCGGATCATACTTGGCGATTACCGCCTCAACCTTCTCTTTGATGGTGTCATCAAACAGGGCTGCCAGCTTGCGCAGACTTTCCTTGATCTTGGTCGGACCGAAGAAGTTCAGCTCAATCCAGGGAATACCGAATTTTTCTTCCATCACCTTGCACATATAGTTCATGGAACGGTAGCAGTGGATCACGTTGAGCTTTACCGTATGCGTAGCGGCAATCTTTTCCAGTTCACCGTCGCCGGTCCAGACCGCTTTGACGTTGAAGCCGCACTCTTCCAACAGCGGCTTGGTGGACCAGGCGTCACCACCGATGTTGTATTCACCGATCAGGGCGATATCATAGGGTGATTCCGGTTCGGCATACTCACGGGTGCCGATGATATAGTCACGGATGGTGTCGTTACTGATGTGGTGACCGAGGGACTGGGACACACCACGGAAACCTTCGCAGTTACAGGGGATGATCGGGATATCCAGCTCCTTGGCAGAGCTCTTGGCCACTGAGTTGATATCGTCGCCGATCAGGCCGACCGGGCATTCGGACAGGACCGAGATCCCTTTGGCCAGCGGAAACAGGTCATGGGCCTCTTCCAGCAGGGTCTTCAGCTTCTTGTCGCCACCATAGACGATATCCTTTTCCTGGAAGTCGGAGGTGAACTGCATCGGAAAGCTGGTCACACCGACAATGCCGCTTACCATGTTGCGCCGGGTGCCCCAGGAATACCAGCCGCAGCCCACCGGGCCGTGGGAAACGTGTACCATGTCACGGATCGGACCCCAGACCACCCCTTTGGCACCTGCGTAGGCACAACCGCGAGCTGACATGACACCGGGAACCGTCTTTTTGTTGGACTTGACACAGGCTGAGCCTGATCCCTGATCGTTGGCACCGATATGCGGAGCACGCTTCTTTTTGGCCTTTTCCGGATACACTGACAAGGTTTCAGCTATCAG includes these proteins:
- the nifD gene encoding nitrogenase molybdenum-iron protein alpha chain — encoded protein: MSDKIRKIEGITKESTEALIAETLSVYPEKAKKKRAPHIGANDQGSGSACVKSNKKTVPGVMSARGCAYAGAKGVVWGPIRDMVHVSHGPVGCGWYSWGTRRNMVSGIVGVTSFPMQFTSDFQEKDIVYGGDKKLKTLLEEAHDLFPLAKGISVLSECPVGLIGDDINSVAKSSAKELDIPIIPCNCEGFRGVSQSLGHHISNDTIRDYIIGTREYAEPESPYDIALIGEYNIGGDAWSTKPLLEECGFNVKAVWTGDGELEKIAATHTVKLNVIHCYRSMNYMCKVMEEKFGIPWIELNFFGPTKIKESLRKLAALFDDTIKEKVEAVIAKYDPIMQGIIEQYKPRLDGKKVMLLVGGLRPRHTIGAYEDLGMDCIGSGYEFAHTDDYDRTAPEMPDATVVYDDPSEYEFEKFADALKPDLIGSGIKEKYVFQKMGIPFRQMHSWDYSGPYHGYKGFEVFARDVDMAINSPTWKLVKSPF